Genomic window (Cucumis sativus cultivar 9930 chromosome 2, Cucumber_9930_V3, whole genome shotgun sequence):
ACTTGAGAGGTTGAGCCTGGATCCTTTTGTCATCGAGAACATGGTTGAACTAAGCTCATGTTGGACAAATTCAATCTCTTGAAGGCTTTGTGTCTAATAGGAGTGTAAACAGGATAAGTTGGAAGACATTCTCATctcaacccatattttcggATTGGTTGGCGAATTAATtttccaacccaacccatattatacgggttgtattattttttatcatttataatgtttttaaagtttaaaattgttgtagttaaCTACTCAACAATCAACATTCATAATATTATGTTTGGTTGTGCATGAAATGTTATTAGGATCGTTTACCCTACAACTTtctacatgatcgtttagatttctATACGATCGTTCAATCTCATACATGATTGGTTAGCtttctaaacaatcatttacCCTCTTACACGATCGTTGAGCATTTTATACAACCGTTTAACAAAATACTCAtaactttacttttgttaaataagaaatataatatatatatatatatatatattactaattcaggttgggttggattgaaccgaatttttcaactcaatccaacccgaataaaaccaaaatcttTAACTCATCCCAAccacattttaaactaattcaaTCCAACTCATataatatagatatagatTGGATAGTCTAGGTTGTCAGATCATATAATATGGATACGGTTATCAGATTATTGTTACGCCTGGTGTCtgtttctaaactttcaaaattaaatttaatttcatagcTTTCAAAATCTCTTAAAATTGAGGAATATTCTAGTCCACAAATTAAATAGAGTTTTAGTAAGTATAATATACAAAGATACACccattaaaacaataaaaaaaaattaaataaaatatacatagtCACggtattaaaagaaaaataagcaTCATGGTGAAAAgttactaaaaaaacaatccaATGCCATAGTTTTGGAGTGATAAATTGAACGTTTGGAGCTTATTATGACCAATGTTTATTTAAGTAATTATAATGAGTAACAATTTTAAGAATGATAATCAAGTGCAAaaccatatttttaaaaaaattataaatttagaaaagtcTATAGTATCCATGAATAGACCACGCTTCATTTTGACGAACTCTAACAAACTTTGctacatttataatttttaaaatttattgttatataatactttaaatttaattgctatatttgaaattgtcACGTTACCTCGTGTTGTtgctctttattttttaagtttgaagaaaatattaaattgaagctactttttgtttttcattttgaaaggAACACATGAAAGAACAATTCACACAAGTGATCCAAGTATTGAGAATTTTTGGTACAAAGCAAATAAATGTTGGAATCTAAGTACACTTGCTTCCCTTTCTTACAATTATCAACCAccaatctctctctcctctctacctacctttcaatttaaatacttttcaaaatcaaaatatttacaagaaaaaaaaatgtcataaactaATAATACCCTCACAGATTTTCAATTGctttaaagaataaatttgtttggtttggcAGGAACAATTTTGGACCTATGAGGAAAGCCCAGATGAGGGACACTAAATGAGTTGCAAACAGATCCAAGTGAGGCACCATTGAAGAGAGTGTGAGGCAACTAGACCACACATGGTCCAACTAGCTCGCATCGGCCTTCTTGTCCTCCATAGCGTCTACACTTTGCAAGCTCTCATTTGATTCCCACTATGATCCAACCTTTTATATGTCCTATCCCTAGAAGAATGAAAGGAACCTAGGTTTAGGCCTCCACTATGTTACAACTTCGTAGGAGCTAAGTTCGTCTTCTTCcctaaaatataaacatacaAACACTGTAGTTAAAAAACTAACTGTTTCATCTCCTATAATTACTAATTCAGTtgacattttatgttttcttagTGTGTGCATTTTAGtactttatgtttaatttatgtaCTTCCTTAAAAAgcaatattaataaagagcGGATCACGAACGTGTTTATGTCCTAATAGTTTTAAGAAATTGACATATCGCCGTGTTGTTTCATGTTCATGTTTGTGTCCGTGCTTCTTAAACTAGTACACTATGCTCAGTTCCTAGTTTGGAGCTTGATTCCACATGCTCTTCCCACATCTTTGTGGgtttttattaatcaaatcCTAATTCTCAAATTCATGAAGAAATCTCATGAAACCACCACAAAATTTGGATTACCTTTAACTGGTTCTTCTAAGAACATAAATGACTTAACAAACTAACCTAAGCTCAAAAATGATGATCATAATAATACAAGAAATGCATCTTCAAGaatttaacataaataagTTTAACTCACCTCTCTTGCCAATAGAAACTTCTTCCGGATCAGCTGCATTGGAGATGGCGAGATACAATGCAATACAATTCCCTTCTCAACTCAGCTGGATTTCATGCATTTCCTTCCACAATTTCTCAACCATTTCTGCATTTCCTTCTTTCGTGTAAGCATCGATAAATGATTgataaatcttcaaatttggCTTAAAACCTCTCCCTACCATCTGCGCTTGAAGCTTAAATGCACCTTCAATTTTCCCTTCTTGACACAACTCATTTATCagaatttcaaaagtttccaTTGTAGGACAAAAGCTAGAGTATTCAATGGCAAAACCAAAAACATCTAAAGCTTCTAAAAGCCTTCTCTCAGCACACAACATTCTAATAAGTCCTTCAAGCGTCGATGCGTTGAGACTAAACTGTTTCCTACGCATATCCTTATACACAAGTAATGCAGAATCAACATCTCCAGTATCACAATAGCCATTGATGAGATGTTCAAGGGTGGAGAAAGTACTCTCTATTCCACTGAGTTCCATTTCTCTATAGAACTCTTCAGCTCTATGAGTATGTCCTGCTTTACAAAATCCTCCAATTATAGTATTGTAAGCTACAACATCAGGCTccaacttcttcattttcatttcttcccACAATTCCTCTGCTTCTCCCGTTCTTTTCTCTTCACATAAAACTGTCATTAGAATACTATAACTATAGCTGTTTGGAGTCGAATTTGAATCTGCTAATTGATCCCAAATCTCCTTCACCCTCCCTGCAAACCCATCTCGATAAAAACAGTCCATTAATGTGTTAAAAGTATGAACATTAGGACTGACTCTACCCTTCAATTTCACATGTTCTTCCTCAATTTCACAATCTAAACCAAAAACCTCTCTAAAAATTGCATAAGCTACATTAGCCCCCTGGCATTTTGACACCAACAAAATCAACGAATTCAACGTACTAACTTGTGGGCTAATCCCACGAGACCGTAACATTCTAACAATTTCAATGGATGAATCGAGCTTTTTAGAATCCAGAAGAGCtttaatcaataaatcaaACACAAATGGGGCAGAGCCACACCGTTTATACGTCTTGACGAGGGTTTCAAAAAGCTTCAAAGGCCTCGAAGGAGAGAACCGCTCAGTTTTAGAATAATTATCGCTATCTTCGAGCTGCGCAGCCCTAATGGCAGTTTGAATAACATCCTTGGCGTGAGTTCTGAGTCGACCGCGAGCAAGGATGTGAATGAGGGTCGAGTAAGAAATGAGATTGTGATTGCAGAGGGATTTGTTCTGAGTCCAGAGGAAGAAACGGAGGGCGAGATGAGGATTGttcttgatttggagaaggaTATCGGAAAACTCGCCGGGATCGAAGCCGTTGGGACAGAGGGAGTTGAGGAATCGCCAGCGGGATTTTGAGCGTTGGTGAGTGAGAACTGAAACGACAGTGGAGATTGAGGGTTTCGTCGACGGCGAAGGGTCGGTGGGCGGTGAGGATGaggaaaaggaagaggaaaattGGAGGTGAACGGTGGAGTTTCCGATCGGGCGGAGGGTTCGTTTAAGCAACGGACCGGACATTAAACTTTGCAAGAAGGAGAGacctgaaaaaaaaacacaattcaataAGTTTGTATCAAATGACTCTCCCGTTCCTTCGTGATTTCATAAAATTCACAATCTATTTAATACATCAATTTGTTTTACAAGTTTATAAAGTTTACTTTTACTTAGAACTCACTCACTTtcttatattcatattttgagTAATTAAGTTTCGTGTAGTGCTAGAGTTGAATCGAGTCGAGagaacatttattttcttttaatgtttgttttaCAATCCTATTTGGAGGACAGGCTTTTTGTGAGCTAGTTATTCCCGTAGGATCAATTCAATTGGTCTACTTTAGCATTGGCAATAAGCCAAGGTGTGAGCATAAAGAGTTGTATATGCATGTACATAGTGTTACATTATCTACTCTTATGTGATTAGTGAgagatttttatttgttgttttaagtGCATCATCCAAAACATCTCTTCTACATGAGACTTTTTTCATTgaggtttttattttgattgcttgcagtctcatttttttttctttattgttctagtgtgttttgtttgtatattgattttttgatGTAAGATCATTCTCTCTTACTAGTAAACAAATACTTTTGCAAATGTGGACACTTTTGTCGTGTTTAgaaaacacttcaaaatatattttaaagtaattttgaagattaaaaaaacgatttaattattttacaaccGCACTCAAACATTTTCTTAGAAGTGATTCTAAAACAACTACTTCCTTTTGTTGCTAAACTTGTGATGTTTCGAAactccaaatttgaaaatgtgtcCGACAAAGACTTataagacatttttttttaaaaaaaatttacaatctTGTTTAGTACAAGTGAGGTATAAGAGTTTGAACCATCAAATCAATTTCATgcttaataaatttataaacatatattagacACACAATTGAAATTGagtacaaaaacaaattttatattttacatcTTGTAAgacctatatatataaagttaagagttcaatttatttgatacaaatatgTCTTTCAACATATAATTAAgatctcattttaaaaataaaataaaaaagactaaataaaataataataaaaataaatatacattttttaaaaaaagcctgtcaaaataattgcaaaataaagaagattgaaaaatCTTATTCAACTTTAACAATATAAATGTACAAATTTctaattcaaaacaaaatgtgTAAAGTCTATATATTGAACATTTGCtagatttaaagaaaaaagaaaagaaaagaaagaaacacaaaaactTCTGCAAATTAGTAATAAAAAAGAGCTGAGATTATAAGGATGGAAGTAACCAAAGATTGAAAAGGGAAGAAGCAAAAGACAAAAACCATGAAAAGAAAGCCATGGCAGCAGATATTTGATATCTCCTACAAAGCTTGGATGGGCAATACGAACTATCCAAGTGAAGAAGAATATCCACGACGCTTGCTGTCGAGCAAGCAGCGGCTAATGTGAGAAGAGACAGGACCTGTTCTCCATGcatatgttttgaaaacaaacaactCAGGCATCCGAAAACAGATGGTTTAATCCAATTCCAAAAGTAATCTACTTACCCAATCTCCAACGACGATGATCGCGAGTATTCCGGGCTGTCGAAGAGGACATTTTACGAGGACAGAGTAGCCATCAACCAATGCCAAAGTGAAGCTCCAGGGTATGACCAAACCCATCACTGTCACAAGGTAGCTGCAATGAAATTCAACAAGTGAGATATAAACATCAAAAGGAACATCCTAGAATACCTGGAAGAACATTTAGACGGGCTGAGTTTGGATAATCTCATCAACTGTATTATTTAAACCGAATACTCCCATGTACTAAATTATCGTCCACAAATTATTTAGTAATTGACTCGATTATTTGTCTTGTTAAGCTAAGAAACATTTGTACAGAGTTATTTCTTTAACTTCATTGCCTTTCATTCAAGTAAAGTACATAAGCTGCAGTTGTTTTGGCAGGACACTTTCACAAATCTGTGTAACAAGGTATGCAAATCTTCTTGAATGATGTTATTTGCACATAACCCATGTTTGATGCAAATCCTAAGAGGCTGTATGGTTAGATGAATGAATCTCAATTGTACAGAACAAATGGGATATGAAACTCATGCCAGAtggagaaaaattaatgaagtAGGAAACAATCTATGCATGAAAAGAAATGCAATCACCAAAAAGAAACCACCACAAAAGCCAAACTAACACCACAAAAGGACAAGCTAACTTGAGCataatgataaaaacataACATCTTCAACCAAGAAGCGAAAGGTTCAAGGTTCgttgaactaaaaaacatTCTAGCCAAGATGACAAGGaaacacttttaaattatacaaggaagaaattataaattataaactcaGAGCCTAACCCATTAAACAGTTTGTTTACTTAGTCactaaatcttaaaaaatttcaattaacaaaaaaaagttgacataATATGTCCATTGAACTAACTTGGGTCGagttagaataaaataatagacaGCTAAATAGACCTATGAGACATGTATATCAAGAATGATGTTATCAAGTTCAGAAAGCaaataaaactttctttttggaagaaaaaaaaactatataaaccCAGTTCAAGACTAAGTCACCACCAGCAGTTCAATAGATTATTTAATGGATGTGTTTAAATTATGATTGACTCCAATTATGATTGACTCCAAAGTTTAAGCTGAgataaaattcaatattatatcatttaacACTATCTTTCGTTCGTAAGCAaaggtaaatttaaataatcgaTTAACCCAAATCTTAAGAGTTTATAGATGAAGAcaagtttaatattatatcgTTAAAAGAGGTATCTGGTTTATACTAAATCATCAGTTCACTCTACTAGTGGAGtgaatgtaaatttaatattttatagcGTCTCGAAAACATGTTTTCTGAAACAGGACATTCAAAGGCTTCACATATCCCAACTAAAATATGGATGGTAACCCTCCAATTGGACACCAATTAGGCAAGAAAGGAACAAAGATCAAGTTCTTCACAATCCATCCATCTGAAGAACATATACCCAAATCCCAACAAAACTCAATtccacaaattttcaaatccaaTCGCCCCATCTTCTCGAAATCATCCAAACCCCTGAACAACAGAGGGAATGAAAACCGAAGAACAAACATTCAACAAAACCCCCAGAGAACAgagaataaaacaataaaaacaaccaAACCATTCGGATAAAAACAATCAAcccaaaaagagagaagataaTCAATCACCAGAAAGCAGTATAGCTGTAGAACTCAACACCCAACGACATGAAAAGAAGCGAAGCAGAGGAGAACGCAGTCTGCCCCAATCTCAAAGAGAAACTGGCACCAGTACCCACCGACCCAGGAACCGCGTCCATAGCGAAAGCAATCCCTAACACTGCAACAACCCCATTTCTTCAAATCTTTAGAACCACTCATCTTAATCGCCGGAATGATCAACCATGGCCGCACAAACCCAAATCAACAGAACCCATTTCGATTGAGGAGTGAAAAGATTTGGTCCGATGAAGAATGAGTCGATCGGATTCGTGGGTGGGGTTTTTCCGGCGAGTTTGAAGTTTGAACGTAACTGTAAAGTGGAGCGTAGACAGTTGGAGATTGTTTGGGTTTGTATTTGGGTGGCACGTTCTTAGAACTATGCTATACCAATTCAACAGCGGAATTTTGGGCGTGGCGTAGTTGCTTCCTTTGATATTCAATGCCTCTCTCTTCTttagtaaaaatattatatataacattttgtccaatagtagaaattaaattatagctCACTTTTTTAGGACTACGACCACAAATCCAACTTTCAATCTTTAAAGAGAAAGATTAtcttaacttttctttttacatcaagttgtgtttaataattaatctCTCTTAATTTGTACGAAAATCTTCGACCATCACCCACACTGATTCCTCACCAGCCAACCTCCAATCAGTCATATATTTAGCtacaatataaaagatttagaTTGTTGTCattgtttccttttaattatcatatagaattatagaaattattgtaaatgacaaagttgttgaaaacatttacaaaatataacaaaattttagattttattaatgataaaaactTATAGACTTAGAAAAATAGGTGTCTTGCGACTAtccattgatagaatctaaatttttgttacattttctaaatattttggttcattttgctatatttaaaaatttggcCTCTAGTATTATCCTATCTTGTAGTCATCCCTTTAGTATTAGATAGTCTATGCATTCACAAATAAACATGTAGTATAAAGGCTACACAAGAaataagttgaaaattttcatttcaaaacaaGTTAATAACCTTTAAACAAATaaggttaaaaatatttttgatcCCTATGATATTTAGGAACTAAATTGtaacaaatctaaaagtaTCAAAATTGAATCGTTACGGGCAAAAGTCTTGTTGAAAACTAATGGACACTTTCATGAAAGTGGAAGGACCAAGAACATAtcttaaaagataatttattataaacacTAATATTCCAaatcaaacattcaaatttccCTAATGCACCTTTGTTCtctcataataaaaaaaatagaaggaaTTAGGAAATTCATCCTTTTTAAGaagaatattttctttaagtgGGAGCAAGGCATAAACACACATGGCAATTTATGTGGTTGAGAATTGAAAATCATATCAAATGGGTTAGCTCTTTTTTAGCACTTTTGATAAATTGATTGACATTTTGAGAATAAAgtaccaaattaaattaaatcaaagtcAAAATGAGTGCTCCAATGACCACTAGAGAATATGTTGAACAAATCTTTTGAAGTGAAGGGTTGTGGATTGCCCATCTCTAAAATAAGGGGAAATTATGAATCCAAATTCAAACCTaattaatcttaaaaataaacatagatTTTTGGAAATCAATATTGgtgatatttttctcttttaaactattatatgTGTGATGTGAATTGACTACGATTCAAGCAAAACTTGTAATTCACACTCATGGGAGGaaatataatagaatatatatatagtatatacaAACTCAATCTACTAGGTTAGAGTTAGAACTTAAACTAGCGCAACACACAACCTTGATTCTGAAAAAGGAGTTAAGTTATGACTAACTTGATGATTTAAGTTAACACTTAGAAacaacaataatcaaaataataggAACGGATAATCCACTAGTTCGATGACACATCATCTACATTTGAGGTTCTTGACCTATAAAATTATGAGATCATATATTGCCATGTGAAATGATATAAGAGTACACAACAATGACCGATTGTACTAACATCAACACATAATAGTTATCATGTTGAACATAGTGAAGCTTGATATACTGATACATAATTCAAAGATAATATCACCAAATTGCCACATGTACACTCAGAGGTAACTCCCCCTTAATCCGAAGTCACTAGACATTGATACTATCAAGTATCCCCTTGACCATCTAGACCCTCCTCAAGTAAATTCTCTTTTCACTCAACAATAGCAGTAGAGGATTAATGCCTTGTGAGATTATAAAATTAGGTGAACGTACCAACACCTTATTAGTATTTTTGGATAACCTAAGatctatattaaaaatgaagcaataattatccatttggtaatgtaaaaaagaaatttgagagCAGATATCATTATCCTCTTTTTCAGTTTATTTGACTTAAGCATTCGGGTGTATACGtg
Coding sequences:
- the LOC101214845 gene encoding pentatricopeptide repeat-containing protein At2g15980 produces the protein MSGPLLKRTLRPIGNSTVHLQFSSSFSSSSPPTDPSPSTKPSISTVVSVLTHQRSKSRWRFLNSLCPNGFDPGEFSDILLQIKNNPHLALRFFLWTQNKSLCNHNLISYSTLIHILARGRLRTHAKDVIQTAIRAAQLEDSDNYSKTERFSPSRPLKLFETLVKTYKRCGSAPFVFDLLIKALLDSKKLDSSIEIVRMLRSRGISPQVSTLNSLILLVSKCQGANVAYAIFREVFGLDCEIEEEHVKLKGRVSPNVHTFNTLMDCFYRDGFAGRVKEIWDQLADSNSTPNSYSYSILMTVLCEEKRTGEAEELWEEMKMKKLEPDVVAYNTIIGGFCKAGHTHRAEEFYREMELSGIESTFSTLEHLINGYCDTGDVDSALLVYKDMRRKQFSLNASTLEGLIRMLCAERRLLEALDVFGFAIEYSSFCPTMETFEILINELCQEGKIEGAFKLQAQMVGRGFKPNLKIYQSFIDAYTKEGNAEMVEKLWKEMHEIQLS
- the LOC101209876 gene encoding CASP-like protein 5C1; this encodes MDAVPGSVGTGASFSLRLGQTAFSSASLLFMSLGVEFYSYTAFCYLVTVMGLVIPWSFTLALVDGYSVLVKCPLRQPGILAIIVVGDWVLSLLTLAAACSTASVVDILLHLDSSYCPSKLCRRYQISAAMAFFSWFLSFASSLFNLWLLPSL